In a single window of the Proteiniborus ethanoligenes genome:
- a CDS encoding efflux RND transporter periplasmic adaptor subunit: MTKRLLMILIVIAIVAGGGYYAFKQLMPEKSEEAQGPIYSTFETKKSDISAGVEISGQLNASRSGGIRVPGDMYSGQTVQYVIEEFLVDEGDEITQGQVVVRLLANEIHNKLDDIREQIDSQKKQLSQLTGLPISEVDYINPSQGLKITAPISGRIMNLDAKEGKKISQGYIVASIVDNSKFKVSAKLTPSEFGMVSEGQTVALSFPYFDGAIEGTITELNSSAVPDNSEEGKFGTNFVYMATIEANNPGLIQANMEVKVGLSRGDNQSVPSIHYFMYPGIVEGFVNEEKLVAPVEAVATQVHVKGMQEVKKGDVIVTMAGADVRDMIQEKVEKIRELNNEMRDYYSKLDQLEIRSPMDGIVGGIWRQQGETVRGGEWLGDVYNTSDMRIWAEIDDIDVLQVKQEAPVTITVDALPGEKFQGKVVRISTMGKDRNGLTRFQVEIEVIGGPQLRPGMQARAYVDAGSAQGVLIVPLEAIFEEDGVSKVEILGDDGIPRVEAIKLGLMNDKYAEVVEGLKEGDKVITGSTADLLPSQHIKSNDPILPSGGGENNDGNNGDNIDGNNN; encoded by the coding sequence TTGACAAAAAGATTATTAATGATTTTGATAGTAATTGCTATAGTAGCTGGTGGAGGATATTATGCGTTTAAGCAGCTTATGCCAGAAAAATCAGAAGAAGCACAGGGACCAATTTACTCAACTTTTGAAACGAAAAAAAGTGATATTTCAGCAGGTGTAGAAATATCAGGACAATTAAATGCATCTAGATCTGGAGGTATAAGAGTACCTGGCGATATGTATTCAGGGCAAACAGTTCAATATGTTATTGAAGAATTTTTAGTAGACGAAGGTGATGAAATAACTCAAGGCCAAGTAGTAGTAAGACTTCTAGCAAATGAAATACATAATAAACTAGATGATATAAGAGAGCAAATTGATTCTCAGAAAAAACAATTATCTCAGCTAACTGGGCTTCCAATTAGTGAGGTAGATTACATAAATCCTTCCCAAGGTTTAAAAATAACTGCACCAATCTCTGGTAGAATTATGAACCTAGATGCAAAAGAAGGAAAAAAGATTTCTCAAGGGTATATAGTAGCAAGCATAGTTGATAATTCTAAGTTTAAAGTATCTGCTAAGCTTACTCCATCAGAATTTGGTATGGTTTCTGAGGGGCAAACTGTTGCTTTATCTTTTCCTTATTTTGATGGAGCTATAGAGGGCACTATTACAGAATTGAATTCAAGTGCAGTACCAGATAATTCAGAAGAAGGAAAATTTGGTACAAATTTTGTATATATGGCTACAATTGAAGCTAATAACCCAGGCTTAATTCAAGCAAATATGGAAGTAAAAGTGGGATTATCACGTGGAGACAATCAATCTGTTCCTTCTATACACTATTTTATGTATCCAGGAATAGTAGAGGGCTTTGTTAATGAAGAAAAGCTTGTAGCACCAGTAGAAGCTGTAGCCACTCAAGTTCATGTAAAAGGGATGCAAGAAGTAAAAAAAGGCGATGTTATTGTAACTATGGCTGGAGCAGATGTAAGAGATATGATTCAAGAAAAGGTAGAAAAGATTAGGGAACTAAATAATGAAATGAGAGACTATTATTCAAAATTAGATCAGCTTGAAATTAGATCTCCTATGGATGGTATAGTTGGAGGTATTTGGAGACAGCAAGGGGAAACTGTAAGAGGTGGAGAATGGCTTGGAGATGTATATAATACTTCAGACATGAGAATTTGGGCTGAAATAGATGATATAGACGTACTGCAGGTAAAGCAAGAGGCTCCAGTTACTATAACTGTAGATGCATTACCAGGGGAAAAGTTCCAGGGTAAAGTAGTGAGAATTTCAACAATGGGAAAAGACAGAAATGGTTTAACTAGATTCCAGGTTGAGATAGAGGTAATAGGTGGCCCACAATTAAGACCGGGAATGCAGGCAAGAGCATATGTAGATGCTGGAAGTGCACAAGGAGTTTTAATTGTGCCATTAGAAGCAATATTTGAAGAAGATGGAGTTTCAAAGGTTGAAATATTAGGTGATGACGGAATACCAAGAGTTGAAGCTATAAAGCTAGGACTTATGAATGATAAATATGCAGAAGTTGTTGAAGGCTTAAAAGAAGGAGATAAGGTTATAACTGGAAGCACAGCAGACTTATTGCCAAGTCAGCATATTAAATCAAATGACCCAATACTTCCATCAGGTGGAGGAGAGAACAATGATGGTAACAATGGTGACAATATAGATGGCAATAATAATTAA
- a CDS encoding ABC transporter permease, with the protein MKEKRGIFSFFIRIWFTAKMAAHGILSNPLRSFLTILGVAIGVASVVSLMGIGEGARQSVVEQFESLGSNVIQIKAQHSSIEFEPELAEELVERVQGLDMATPVVNTKAVMKWRRARGSVDVVGVNSDFHKIRDNELLSGNFFTSLHVKQRSPVAVLGYNMGVGLMKGRNPVGQTFTLEGQTYRIVGVLEQKGSGNAEGIDDKVIIPYTTALKIADKRKVDQIWGKAASKEEADLVVVQLGRIFKRRLGLDQTAPAGGSNGGEETIDGGGAVFYGGGFYYDDYYYDEPSQPEIPSSGEDLITITSLNQLVEEADNANRVMTLLLGGIAAVSLLVGGLGIMNIMLVAVTERTEEIGLRRAIGAKQSDLLLQFILEALYLSAIGAIAGTALGVWGLNLFENYGFSTAINFQAIEIATIVALCSGLLFGVYPAISASSLPPVEALKRQ; encoded by the coding sequence ATGAAAGAAAAAAGAGGCATATTTTCCTTCTTTATTAGAATATGGTTTACAGCTAAAATGGCTGCCCATGGAATACTTTCTAACCCTTTGAGATCTTTTTTGACTATTCTAGGAGTAGCCATAGGAGTTGCTTCAGTGGTTAGTCTTATGGGTATAGGAGAAGGTGCTAGACAATCCGTAGTAGAGCAATTTGAAAGCTTAGGCTCTAATGTAATTCAAATTAAAGCACAACATTCATCAATTGAATTTGAGCCTGAATTAGCAGAGGAATTAGTTGAAAGAGTTCAAGGTCTTGATATGGCAACACCTGTAGTAAATACTAAGGCTGTTATGAAATGGCGCAGAGCAAGAGGATCTGTAGATGTTGTAGGAGTAAATAGTGATTTCCATAAAATAAGGGACAATGAACTGCTTTCTGGGAATTTCTTTACTAGTCTACATGTAAAACAACGCTCTCCAGTAGCAGTGCTTGGATATAATATGGGAGTAGGTCTAATGAAAGGAAGAAATCCTGTAGGACAGACTTTTACATTAGAAGGCCAAACCTATAGGATTGTAGGAGTCCTTGAACAAAAAGGATCCGGTAATGCAGAAGGAATAGACGATAAAGTAATTATCCCTTATACTACTGCACTGAAAATTGCAGATAAAAGAAAAGTAGATCAAATATGGGGGAAAGCTGCTTCAAAAGAAGAGGCAGATTTAGTAGTAGTTCAGCTAGGCAGGATATTTAAAAGAAGGCTAGGCTTAGATCAAACAGCTCCAGCAGGTGGCTCTAATGGAGGAGAAGAAACCATAGATGGTGGAGGAGCAGTATTTTATGGTGGAGGATTTTATTATGATGATTATTACTATGACGAACCTTCTCAACCGGAGATACCTAGTAGCGGCGAGGATTTAATAACCATAACCAGCCTAAATCAGCTAGTTGAAGAAGCAGATAATGCAAATAGAGTTATGACATTACTTTTAGGTGGTATAGCTGCAGTATCCTTGCTAGTAGGTGGATTAGGTATTATGAATATAATGCTAGTTGCTGTTACTGAAAGAACAGAGGAAATTGGGCTTAGAAGAGCAATTGGAGCAAAACAATCAGACCTACTGTTGCAATTTATACTAGAGGCACTATACCTTAGTGCCATAGGTGCAATAGCAGGTACAGCATTAGGTGTATGGGGACTCAATCTATTTGAAAACTATGGCTTTAGTACGGCCATAAACTTCCAAGCCATAGAAATAGCTACTATAGTTGCACTATGTTCAGGGTTGCTTTTTGGAGTATATCCTGCTATTTCAGCATCCTCATTGCCACCAGTAGAAGCATTAAAAAGACAATAA